In Mycobacteriales bacterium, the sequence CGAGCGGGCGCGGCTGCTGGCCGAGCGACTGGCACCCGACATCGCCGACGAGCTGCTCACCCGCGCGACGGTCGCCGAGGTCGGCCACCACACCGGCGTCGAGGCGGTCGGGGTGCTGCCGGAGCCGGACCTGTCGGTGCTCCGCTCGCGGGCCACGCCGCTGGTGCTCCTCGACGCGCCCCGCTCCCCCGGGAACGCCGGCGCCGTCGTCCGGGTCGCCGCCGCGGCGGACGCCAGCGGCGTCGCCTTCGTCGGGACGCTCGACCCGTGGCACCCCACGGTCATGCGCGGCAGCGCCGGGCTGCACTACGCCCTGCCGGTGCTGCGGGTCGAACCGGCGGAGGTGACCGGGCCGATCGTCGTGCTCGACGCCGACGGCGACCCCGGCTCGGCACTGCCCGACGACGCGGTGCTGG encodes:
- a CDS encoding TrmH family RNA methyltransferase codes for the protein MTIPLEGFHAVKHALRFAPHLVQDVRVASVERARLLAERLAPDIADELLTRATVAEVGHHTGVEAVGVLPEPDLSVLRSRATPLVLLDAPRSPGNAGAVVRVAAAADASGVAFVGTLDPWHPTVMRGSAGLHYALPVLRVEPAEVTGPIVVLDADGDPGSALPDDAVLVVGSERTGVSEQLRNRADRVLALPMRDGVSSLNLATAVAAALYRRR